One genomic region from Carnobacterium alterfunditum DSM 5972 encodes:
- a CDS encoding type II toxin-antitoxin system RelB/DinJ family antitoxin produces METKQKKAVVQVRIDETVKSQAVAVLNNLGMDTSTAINVFFRQVIAENGLPFQPKQAKFNTETLAAIKESDEMVKNGTGKRYTSVDDLFEDSLGE; encoded by the coding sequence GTGGAAACAAAACAAAAAAAAGCAGTCGTACAAGTTCGCATTGACGAAACCGTTAAAAGTCAGGCCGTAGCCGTTTTAAATAACCTAGGTATGGACACGAGCACGGCTATTAATGTCTTTTTTAGACAAGTCATTGCTGAAAATGGTCTGCCATTTCAACCAAAACAAGCAAAATTCAATACTGAAACCCTTGCAGCCATTAAGGAATCGGACGAAATGGTCAAAAATGGAACAGGCAAACGCTACACTTCTGTTGACGATCTTTTTGAGGATAGTTTAGGAGAATAG
- a CDS encoding plasmid mobilization protein, translating into MNEHKKENRREERQVKFRVDEAEYEKLSYLAEQQGMSVPNFVKSKAQGTRLRNPKVEIEGAKEIARQLRYYNSNLNQLVKWINTNKTIYEPNELQAMEQQLSGIQEGVKGLWEQLSR; encoded by the coding sequence GTGAACGAACACAAAAAAGAGAACCGACGCGAAGAACGTCAGGTGAAATTTCGAGTAGACGAAGCCGAATATGAGAAGCTCAGTTACCTAGCAGAACAACAAGGCATGAGCGTGCCAAATTTTGTTAAAAGCAAGGCACAAGGGACTCGATTACGAAACCCGAAAGTCGAGATTGAAGGAGCAAAAGAAATTGCTCGGCAGCTGCGGTATTACAATTCCAATTTGAATCAGTTAGTCAAATGGATTAACACCAACAAAACAATTTATGAACCAAACGAACTACAAGCGATGGAACAGCAGCTATCCGGTATTCAGGAAGGAGTGAAAGGCCTTTGGGAGCAATTATCAAGATAG
- a CDS encoding relaxase/mobilization nuclease domain-containing protein: protein MGAIIKIASATKNGSATVNYIARQGKIDVQLTSAHLTPLDYQAAREQMRQTRDLMGKTNGRQGYHLVQSFDATDQLTPVKAHKLGQEFMSELSKMYPDHEIYMATHTDTDHPHNHFMLNAVNSETGAKMAINPPDIYEMHEINNDISKKHHLVELTKAKNKVYPTEIAVYTQTGKQYERDLVKEKIYHARDQAHSYPEFKQALSASDVELTSEIGKRGQTIRQKYVTHDSEGKKWTFTASRLGEDFKKEPITHAIMENQRKRDKQQADREQLERSNAERLRGLTASVREVADEVRTERRTHESAHQPPQKSSDVDRDFGQER from the coding sequence TTGGGAGCAATTATCAAGATAGCCAGTGCCACTAAAAATGGTTCAGCGACCGTCAACTATATTGCAAGACAAGGAAAAATTGACGTCCAGTTAACCAGTGCTCACCTCACTCCGTTAGATTATCAAGCAGCGCGGGAACAAATGCGCCAAACAAGAGACTTAATGGGCAAGACAAACGGGCGTCAAGGCTATCACTTGGTTCAGTCTTTTGACGCAACCGATCAGTTAACACCTGTAAAAGCCCATAAGCTAGGGCAAGAATTCATGTCCGAATTAAGCAAAATGTATCCAGACCATGAAATTTACATGGCGACTCATACCGATACCGACCATCCGCACAATCATTTTATGCTTAATGCAGTGAACAGTGAAACAGGCGCTAAAATGGCCATTAATCCTCCGGATATCTATGAAATGCATGAAATCAATAACGACATTTCAAAAAAACATCATTTGGTCGAACTGACGAAAGCTAAAAACAAGGTCTATCCGACCGAAATAGCCGTTTATACTCAAACAGGGAAGCAATATGAACGGGATTTAGTCAAAGAAAAGATTTATCATGCGCGAGATCAAGCTCATTCCTATCCGGAATTTAAACAAGCACTGTCTGCTTCAGATGTGGAACTAACGTCTGAGATTGGAAAAAGAGGTCAAACGATCCGACAAAAGTACGTGACTCACGATTCAGAAGGAAAAAAATGGACGTTTACCGCCTCAAGACTAGGCGAAGACTTTAAAAAGGAGCCGATTACCCATGCCATCATGGAAAACCAACGAAAACGAGACAAACAACAAGCAGACAGAGAACAACTTGAGCGCAGCAACGCCGAAAGATTACGAGGACTTACTGCTAGCGTACGGGAAGTTGCGGACGAAGTACGAACAGAGCGCAGAACACATGAGTCTGCTCATCAGCCACCTCAAAAATCTTCAGACGTCGATCGAGACTTCGGACAAGAACGGTAA
- a CDS encoding type IIL restriction-modification enzyme MmeI — MAVLSWDEIRSRALQFQNEWADETSENAESKTFWNEFFDVFGISRRRVATFEERVKIEGQTKFVDLLWKGKLLIEHKSKGRDLD; from the coding sequence ATGGCAGTTTTATCATGGGATGAAATAAGAAGTAGAGCTTTACAATTTCAAAATGAATGGGCAGATGAAACAAGTGAAAATGCTGAATCAAAAACGTTTTGGAATGAATTCTTTGACGTGTTTGGCATTAGCAGGCGTAGGGTAGCTACTTTCGAAGAAAGAGTAAAAATAGAAGGACAAACTAAATTTGTTGATTTGTTATGGAAAGGCAAGTTGTTAATCGAACATAAAAGTAAAGGTAGAGATCTTGATA
- a CDS encoding type II toxin-antitoxin system RelE/ParE family toxin, with product MLEMKQTTQFKKDVKRLKKRNYKLEKLKTVMQMIVEEVPLPEEEYRAHVLMPTKDYLDCWECHISGRNSDWLLIYKFYTSQNLVSFIRTGTHSDVF from the coding sequence ATGTTGGAAATGAAGCAGACAACCCAATTCAAAAAAGATGTTAAACGCTTAAAGAAACGGAATTACAAGCTTGAAAAACTAAAAACGGTCATGCAAATGATTGTTGAAGAAGTACCTTTACCAGAGGAAGAATACCGCGCTCACGTCTTAATGCCAACAAAAGATTACCTCGATTGTTGGGAGTGTCATATTTCTGGACGCAATAGCGATTGGCTATTGATTTATAAATTTTACACTTCTCAAAATCTTGTCTCTTTTATCCGAACGGGGACACATTCGGATGTTTTTTGA